The DNA window aatagttatgTATTAATTAGGAAGTATCGAAAATGTACTTTAGTGTGTTTGGTAAGTTATTTTAGGAAGGGTATTTATTTTGGAGATTACTAAAAGTACTAAGAATAAATAGAGTAGTATATATTTAGTCAAATGAAATGTGATTATAAGGTGTAAAATCTTAGTAGTTCGTTAGTGATAGCAACTTATGTTTTTTCTTGACTTTAGATTATATACAAGGATTTTAATTAGTGTGTACCTAACGATTAACATGACTAGCTAGCGACCACATAATTACACTTGTTCTTAATATAATTAAGATGTGATTAATCTCACCAAAAATATtagtgaaaataattaataaggaaCAAAAAGGTCCGCTGGCATGCACAAATAATTCACGTGCGAATGCCTGGTTCCAATTTGACATATGACAATATAAATATAAGGCAAAATAATTCAACCACTGCACCATAATTCATATTGATATGTATTTTTTACTAATTTCAATATGTATCAatattaggggtgtgcaaaaataGAACCGACAAATAAATCAGATTGAAAAAATGTTATTTGGTTATcattattgggttattgggttaacgagtttttaatgattttataaacaGTATTTATTGAGTTATTAGTTTGGTATCGATTTTTAGTATTGGGTTATTAGATAAATCAATAACTAACTAGCCTCCATAAATATTAAAGTACTTAATAATTTGACATAACTAGACACTATATCAGTACTCTACACTTCACACTTCATAGTACTTCTACTTCGCATCAAAAATTCCATATTATGCTTTGGTTGTAACATGTAATTGTTGCCTTCGTACTACATCGACTAATTTTATTGATGCAATTTCTCATTAGATTTCTTGTTTCACTATATCAAAGCATTTACAGTTGATTTGCTTGTTTCACTGTTTCGCACCAAATTGTTAAAGAAGCgaaaagtcatatatttattttatgagcattttcttattgggtaAATCAAAAGTTGAACCGTTAATGACCAAAAACCGATAAATCGAATATCttatatcttattggtttgttATTCGTTTAGCATATGTAAAAATCAAAAATCGATAAACTAAAAcgataatacataaaactgAATCGAATGGACCGATACACACCACTAGTCAATAGCATGGGACTAAATTATAATTGTACTACAACTAGACCCTGGGTGTTTGCTACCTCCCCCACACCACACCCCACCTATGGGCAGATCTACATCAAGTATAAGTGATGGAGTTATGGAAATTGAATAACTTAAGCAGGTCATTTGCCCAAGATATTTTACAAAGAAGCATTTAAATCCAATGGAAGATAATAAAGTGTGTTctttttacatataaaatatgttaGAACACATTAGGAGGGTACATATTTCGAagattacaaaaaatattaaggaCAAAATAGTAAAGGTCTAGtcaaataaaaaatgcttaTGACGAGGTGTAAAATCATAAGATAATGatgattataatttatttatttttgtcgaTTTTGACTATAAATACTTttagggtctgtttggaaagccacctggtaattggaattggtgtaattactagggtagtaattactagcctagtaattacacaaTCTAGTAATTACATTGACCTGTTTGAttgccacagtgtaattacagtgTAATTCCCTTTGTCCTGTTTGGTTGGACGAATGTAATTACACagctaaattttaaaatagatcagattttgaataaataaaattacaatgtataactGATTGTTAGAatcgattttttaatttttttttttaattattattattattattattattatcagaaattaaagaaaaaaaattaattctcatatttattttaatctcaaaactaacaggagaaaatacaaaaataaaattcatacaTAATTTACCTAGACATCAAAATATGAAAGTAAAATGAATCAAGAAATAAATCTTACTTGAAAGAAGAAGTACATGGCTTGTTACTGTGCTAGCGTTCTTAGAATGGAAATGTCcagacaaaaaaggaaaaagtgtcTTGGTattccaaacaaaaaaatattaaaaaattcatgtaattacatggtgtaattacactcAATTCCTTACCATTCCTTGGGAATTGAGGAGTGTAATTACTTCCCTTCAATTACACCCAATTTCCCTCTTACCAAGTAATTACTTGGTCTACCAAACGggacaaagagagtaattacaccaattacatCAATTCCCAATTCCATTGTGGCCTTTCAAACAGGCCCTTAATGTTTACCAAATGCATAGATAGACACCAAAATATCTTACAAGCTTGTTAAAACGAGGTTATAACCCTAGACAAACATATTCTTTGACTATCCTAATAATCATAGGATTTTGCTTATGAATGTATGTTGATTATAATTCTTTTAGTTTCTATATATGAAGTTCTTTGTAAAAAGAATATATGAGTAACATTCCAAGCTAAATAAACTAATAAAGAACCATCAATTTTACATTAACTGCGTAAATTCTTCCTAAGTTAAATAAGATTTTCAGAACAATGAAaagtcttaaaaaaataaagtcgcttcatcttttattttcttaaatatctCAAGTTTAACCTTTAATTGAGTAATTTATTTAGACATTTATTTGACATCTTAAAATCACATATAGTAAATTTCactaaattaataatctctgtaagataatatttttcatcCAGTTCTAACTTGGGacaatggaaaaaatcactcatttcaataagataatatattttcatatgattatgttattttaaattaatataagcCTAAATTATTAATAAGTTCGACTTCAATTCAGAAATAAAtactatttcaaaaaaagaaaggggGTGCGGGTCAAATTCGCATTTTTGCGCCCTTTACTTAATTACTTCAAGGAATGATGTGTCCGATACATGATTGGTTAATGACGATTCTCAACAACATATATGTAAGATCTCGAGGCTTACTAGACGGATCATTTTGTTGTTAATTCATCACGCTATTTCTTCCTGAAATTTACTGCTAGCAGAAAAGTTAAAACAAAAGGGAATCAATTTAATATTCATTCTATAGAAAAGGTTGTATATACATGAGAAATAATCTTAccttaaacaaaatatattcactcctataataataataatagctcATCAAACAAACATGAATTGTTGTACAGTGGTGACTGGTGAGACTGTTTCACCCTTAATTAAtcagaggtctcgggtttgagccccgagtatggagaaaatcctatTGGGAGCGCCACCCTCGAATGGGCCTACAGAGTGCGATCCAAATTTAATTGAAGCTCTAATGTGGACTCCAAACACCggatgggaaaccaaaaaataatagCTTATCAACATGTACATTGcatatattttatatcttaAAAAGATGAAAAGTGAAATTACACAGgtgaataaatatatttagtCATCAAATTATTAAgttaataatatgaaaattatataaccTCATAAATTCCTTTATAAAATCTCCATTTATATCATCACAAACAGCCTGCCCTTATCATCTgcaaaaataatacataataatatatttttagttcttttcttggtttttctttcttttaactaaaaaaatatataaatatctaacttaaatatatatatatatatataaagttgaatataGATAAAATGATATTGATCTCCGTTTCTATCAATGTAAGAAATAAAATTCTATAATAACGATGTTTAGTGCTCTCGGGctgacgagagggagttgctcggatgatAAGCACCTCTCACTTTcaacccgaaggttgcgagtttGAGTCATCAAGGGAGTAAAAGGGAGAGGAAAAAAAAGTGCTCTCGGGCTACACTATTCATAAAGCTATCAACATGTGATGATTTAATGCTACAAGAGAATTTAATTTGAACAGTTTCAAAATTATAAACTCACTAAGGTATCAAATGACCCATAATTGCTCATTCATAATTGATGATTGTAGGGTACAAACTCCCACTACTAAGTTGCCCCTTCCTAGGAGGCTAGGACAAGTTTACAAAGAGCCAAACAAATTACTCCGGCTATCCATCTTTTCTTGTTTACTGtactattttgaaatgtttaatAAGACTTgttcaatttataaatttaataaataatttatcatgttgtgtttgttttacttttaatattaaatattattcatatttcaATGTTTAGATGTCTTGCATTTAATAAGAGTGATTTGGTAAAATGATTGCCCCTATCATTtactatttttcaatttatgtatcaagtcaatagtggacaattattattgaatagagagagtattaaataaatttcaagatattgttgtctcctgtattcagattagcaaaccagaaataataaaagataaaaagaaaaatacaaagaactatccgagtccacagaacccatcgtgtgtccttaagaaatttaattccctcaagtacccgaggttgcagattaattcctctcaagataaaacggattaaccattaaagaagtagcggtacctcaaactttgataatttcaacgaactcaaaatgacagcaacgaatcacacacacagacacgatcgatcgattttgttttgtaaaaaatgtatgcaaaagaagggaagaattcgatgcagaaaaatgagagaaaacctctctatttatagccaacaaagggtaaaggtcacaaccctttggaaagaagacaacctttcagaaatgTCACAACACTTTGAAAAAGGCATACCCTTTCAAatggtcacaaccctttagaaaggacacaacctttcataaaggtcgcaactcttcaggagagtcacaacccttcatttcttGTTCACAGCTTTAAAACCCAACAGATATAACCTCCAACCATTGAAAGTTGATATTGATATTCAAGAAGTTGTCCAGCTAGTAATATGAGAAAAAGACTTATCAATATTAGGTGCATATACCCTTcgttaaaaatatgaaaaaagactGATCAATATTGGGTACATATACCCTTcgttaaaaatatgataaaaaactGATCAATATTACGTACATATACCCCTCgttaaaaatatgagaaaagacTGATCAATAGTACGTACATATACGCATcgtaaaaatatgagaaaagacTGATCAATATTAGATACAAATACCTCTcgttaaaaatataagaaaagacTGATCAATAATATTTTGGGACACACCACATGCTTTTGCATATATTTTGTTGGGCAAATGGGAAAATATATCTCTTAATTTTGCTATTTAGAGCACATATACCCCTTGTTAAAAAATGGTGCATATATATCCTTATCGTTTAACAAATAGTGCATATATATCCTCGTCATTTAACAAATGGTGTAGATTTATCTTTTTCGACTTTTCGTTAACAAACTAATAACTTGAAATTggtttttaaatttcaagaatgtCACGTGGCTTAATAAAATTGCCTCTTCCATATTTTTACTCACTCAGACCCAACccaattgagaaaaaaaatattcttcatcTATTAGACTCAATCCAAACCAAAATTTATGATtgagtaaaaaagaaaatgatttttttcattttgatcgAGTCTAGAGGTGTAAAAAAGTGGTGAGATAATTGTTGAACCAatgtaatatttttgaaattaaaaaccagtaatattattttggtcaattaagtaaaatatataaatttattaattaaaaagataaatatgcaCATTTATTAGACGATATAATGTAtatttactactattttttttttaccaaacaatATAGCTATTTTAAATCGCAAAATGGAGGGATATATTTACCCTTTTTCCCCTACAAATGGTCTCACTTGTTTCAAGAATAGGGTGAAATTCTTTTTCAgcgaaaaaaaaaaggtaaaactttttaagttttttttaaatgtaagaACTAAGAAGGTTAAAAATGCACTTAGCTAATTATGTGAAATAGATAATTTTATATTCCATTTAAAAGATGTATCTTTTCTAACTATTTATCCTTTATGGGCTAATTATAACAACTTCTAAAGGGCAAATTTAGGTAGCTGACTTGGAAATGAGGTATGCAAAAATATTGAATACTTTATAAATAATATCATGTATGATACTTAGTTAAAAAGTATTTCGTTATTTCTATATAAAACTAATATGATGTCTTGtaatatagaaatttgtgtaactaatatatgtattattttaaataagatACAAGATGAAATAAgtactaatacatatataactaatatGTACATTACTAATACTTATATAACTCTAACTAAATATCAAGTCTACAAATTAAGAGCAAAACAAATTATTAAATGAACTTTAAATATAACCTCCCAACTACTGAAAGTTGATGCTGATGTTCAAGAAGTTGCCTAGCTGGTAATAAATACATTCTTTGGTATTAAGGTTTAACAAAGAATATGCTCACTCTCTTAAAAGCGAGttaaaagaccaaaaaaaaaaagtctaatcCATCGATAGCCACCTAAAGTTGGCatcaattttcacttagacaccttaattAGGTCTTGTTCATTTTTCAGCCAACTCATGACATTCCCTCGCTGCATCtatttgacactttttgttGATGTGTCATAGTGAGTGTATCACACTCGCTTCTGACACGTGAAAAACTTgttcaattaaattttattttatttttttcttcttcttccccaatttTTAACTACCATCTCCCAAAACTTCAACTCCTTTTGTGGAGAAGTATATTCGATAGTGCTAATtagttaaaacaaaaataactaaaattataATAGATCAAactataattaatttgattatgaaaaaaCATAGAACCGACagagaaaacaaagaaggaagATTGAAGAAAATGATCCTGCTTGAGTCAAGAACTGATCATAAACTTGAAAAGAAGAATTTAAGTGAGAAGACGATTTGGATGGGGGAGGGTGGGGGTGAGGGTGGTGGGGCTAGTGGGGAGAATGATTTGGGTGGAGGAGGGGTTGGAGATCGGGTGGTTGGGGTGGTGGGGAAGATGATTCGGGTGGGGGGAGGGATTGGGAATCTGGGGTGGGGTACTAGAGAAGAAAATCTCTAAAATGAATGCCACATGTCTTCATTTAATTTGCCACTTTGGCATGTCATCAACGAGTTTGTTACACACACCTTACATATTTGACTGATTgtcaaaaaaatgtcaaaatgacatagtggacatgacatgaggtgtctaaaatgaataaaatctattttaggtgtctaagtgaaaattagTGTCAACTTTAATTGGTCACTGATGGGttaagccaaaaaaaaatatgaaaaataactgATTAATATTAGgtacatgtcattttttatatattctgGGACACACCACATGCTTTTGCATATATTTTGTAGGGCAAATGGGTAACTACaccttttaattttgtttatgtagagcatatatatatcatcgttaaaaaattatgcatatatatttgggaaaagggttaaaattacccctcaactttgttttattagtTGATTTTATCCTTACCGTTAAAAGCTAGTTATTTTTATCCTTGCCGTCAATAAACTTAACAAATATACCCCTCCTTGGACGAAAACCCCCAAATCAATTGAAAttattcaatttcttttttaaccCGAACCAAAACCCAACCCACTAAACTAAACAAAACccataacaaataaataaattataagcaaATACAATTGTGGTCTCAAATTGCAAGAAAGCTTTTAGTTAGAATAATGAAGAATTATTTTCTTTCAGGTAGAGAGAGATATAAAATAGCTTGGTGAAAATTTTTAGACCTTGATCTAAATGTTAGGGTCAtgaatatttattgtttttaatgaatgttcctttttttctcttttaagcattaaattgtttttaatgaatgttcatttttttctcttttaagcatttaattgtttttaatgaatgttcctttttttctcttttaagcattaaattgtttttaatgaatgctccttttttttctcttttaagcATTTAGAAGGGGAAAAAACTAAGTAAAATTTAGGGCAGAGGACTTTCTGTAAAAAACTTGATAATAATATTaacttttaaagttatacataatatAAGGTAGGATAAAATAATTTGGGATGGTTTGGTAGCTGGATAAAAACAAGTTATTCGTATATTAATTTTCGTATAACTTTAAAGCTAGTTGGTAGGTAGATACGCATAATAATTATGCTTAAAAGGTTTTTATTTTGTgcatttttaaatatatatttattatttgttgtaaatcattttggtggttaaatggatgaccataactccttggTTAATTTCCCTCCTTTATGAgtagtaatgttgttgataatgtggtcaaatggatgaccataactcctaggttaatttcatcctttattggtagtaatgttgttgataatatGGTTAAttggatgaccataactcctaggtttATTTCCTTCTTAATGGGTAGTAATTCTCAAGGTTTAATGTAATGTTTATGACACCTTTTGGTATTCCTCAATGTaatcctataaatagtggtgttgagaataatgttgaacacacttgaaagaaagaatgttAGTTTATATTATTCCTCTTGTCTTATagtcttcttctcttcctctttatattgttcttttgtcCTTAAGTTTTACAAGACGTTATCAGCACGAAACTCTAATAGCATTTCGATTTTTCCAAGTTAAGCTTCTGGTATGTATTCATATACTTAATTCTCATTATTAATCACTCTAATATAATATACTACATATTATGAAACGGTTAGGTGTTAAACAGTGTGTGTATATTTTTGGTAGTTAAACAATGGAAATATATAAATCCAAAAAGTTTATGTTCTCGCCTAATCATCAAGTGAATTATgctattttaaattagttaaattttaactttgtcTAGCAATTTTTCTAGAAATTATTTAAGTTATATGTTAGGCAGAATGTTCATTGCTCGGAAGTTTGATACTAAcaaattaagttaataattGATGTTACTTTATACAATAACATGTGTCATGTtattatcatttaaaaaaaaaagttttgttaATTACTTGTGTACTCACTATTTATTTTAgtctaatttaattattttctatgaTAGTTTTATCATGTCGAACTTATCAAAGCTTGAGTTCGTGGCACTTGACATTTCTGGAAATAATTACTTGTCATGGGTACTCGACGCTGAAATTCACCTTGACGCTAAAGGTCTTGGTGCCACTATTACCAACGGTAATACAACGTCGAGTCAGGACAAAGCAAAGGCAATGATTTTCCTTCGTCATCATCTGGATGAAGGATTGAAGGTTGAATACCTTACGGTGAAAGATCCACTTGAATTGTGGACTGGTTTGAAGGAAAGGTATGACCACCTTAAGGCAACGGTATTGCCAAGGGCTCGTTATGAATGGATTCACTTGCGGTTACaagattttaaaactatatgTGAATATAATTCTGCTGTATACAAAATTACTTCCCAATTAAAATTATGTGGGGAAGATATAAAAGATGAGGACATGTTGGAAAAGACTCTCACAACTTTTCATGCCTCAAATTTGGTATTACAGCAGCAATACCGTGAAAGGGGATTCAAAAAGTATTCTGAGTTGATCTCATGCCTTCTTGTGGCTGAGCAACATAATactcttttattgaaaaatcATGAGGCCCGTCCCACGGGAACTGCTCCGTTACCGGAAGCAAATGAGGTTGAAGCACATGGCCAGTCTGaaagaagacaaaataaaaatcaaggcCAAAATAATGTGCGTGGACGTGGCAATGGCAGAGGACGATATAATAATCGTCGTGGTGGTGGTCGCCACAAAAGGGAGAACAATATGGGTTCTCAAAGCAATCCTTCAAGAGGCAATTGTCATCGTTGTGGCTTGAAAGGGCATTGGAAGAATGAATGCCGAGCAGCTGAGCATTTTGTTAGGCTTTATCAAGATTccttgaaaagaaaaggaaataaaaatggtGCATCTTCTTCTAATGCTAGGGTGGAGTCACACTTGACTTATAAAAATGATGCCGAGGCAGGGCCttcacaaaaatatgatgaCAATATTGAAGCAAATTTGGCTTTAAAAGATGATGATTTTGGTGACCTTGATGATATTACTCATTTGGAAGTTGAAGACTTCTTTGGAGATCAAAATTAATGTTTGATCATTTGATTGGGGAAAATaattatgttgttttatttatgtgttttttattgttgtgtttttccttatgttgtttttatattcagaaaaaaaaagtacttttattttcttgcaaagttgttgatttttcatatttcttatgatgtacttttattttatgaagataaataaaattcccCAATCTTCAATTGGTTCAAGATGAGTAATGGAGATATGTGTCTTCTTGATAGTGCTACAACTCACActattttaagagaaaagaaatatttctctaCTTTGATTGTGAAAAAGGCTTATGTTAATACAATATCTGGTAGTGCAAAATTAATTGAGGGCTCTGGAAGAGCGGCCTTACTACTACCTGGGGGAACGATATTAACTATTGAAAATGCATTGTactgtagtaagtctcaaagaaaCTTATTAAGTTTCAAGGTTATTCGCCAAAATGGCTATCATGTTGAGACTGCCAATGAAGGAAAGGTTGAATACCTTTATATTACTACAATAAAATTGGGGCAAAAATATGTGCATGAAAAATTACCCGCATTTTCTTCTGGATTGTACCATACAAGTATTAGTATGGTTGAATCACATGCCATAGTAAACAAAGGGCTTTCTAAttctaatgattttatcatttggcaTGACCGGTTGGGCCATCCCGGTTATAATATGATGCGCAAAATTATTGAGAATTCACATGGGCATACTTTGAAGAATCAGAAAATTCTTCATTCAAAGAAATTCTCTTGTGCTGCTTGTTCTCAAGGAAAATTGGTTATTAAACCATCAGCAGCTAAGGTTGGGATTGAATCCCCTGCATTTTTGGAACGTATACATGGTGATATATGTGGGCCAATTCACCCTCCATGTGGgccatttaaatattatatggtctTGATAGATGCATCTACAAGATGGTCACATGTGTGCTTATTATCAACTCGCAATATGGCTTTTGCGAGGTTGTTGGCTCAAATAATAAGATTAAGAGCACAATTTCCAGATTATGCAATAAAGACAATTCGTCTTGATAATGCTGGTGAGTTTACATCGCAGGCCtttaatgattattatttatcCACTGGAATAACAATTGAACATCCAGTTGCTCATGTTCACACTCAAAATGGTCTAGCGGAATCTTTGATTAAGCGTCTCTAATTGATAGCTAGACCATTGTTAATGAGGACAAAGTTGCCTGTTTCAATATAGGGACATGCTATTTTGCATGCAGCAGCATTGGTGCGCATAAGACCAACTAGTTATCATGAATTCTCTCCATTACAGTTGGTTTTTGGTCATGAGCCAAATATTTCCCATCTTAGAATTTTTGGGTGCGCGGTATATGTTCCAATTGCCCCACCGCTACGCACAAAGATGGGTCCCCAAAGAAGGTTGGGAGTGTATGTTGGGTATGAATTTCCttctattatcaaatatttggaACCTATGACATGAGATATATTTACGGCAAGGTTTGCTGATtgtcattttgatgaatcagtATACCCAACATTAGGGGGAAAACATAAACAGTTGGAAAAAGAGATAGATTGGAATTCATTATCTCTATCTCATTTGGATCCTCGAACAAATCAATGTGAGCAAGAGGTTAAAAGATcattcatttgcaaaatgttgcaaatCAATTGCCAGATGCATTTACTAACCTTCCAATGGTTACTAAATCTTATATTCCAGCTGCAAATGCTCCAGTTCGAGTTGATGTCCCGATAGGACAAATTGTTAAAGCAAATGAGTCTAAATCACGTTTAAAACGTGGTAGGCCAAttggttcaaatgataaaaatcctcgaaaaagaaaaggaacaaaTGATCATGAAGATCATACCATAGAGGAAATTACTCAAGAAGAGCCCCGAGACATAACAAATGATAAGACCACAAAGAAAGTCCAAATAActgaaaataatgagaatgaagAAATCTCAATAAGTTATGTCTCGACGAGAAAAATGTGGAATCGAAATAGTATTGTGGTGGATAATATTTTTGCTTATAATGTTGCTGTTGAAATAATGCAACATGGTGAGGATTTTGAACCAAAATCTGTCAATGAATGTAGACAgagaaatgattggccaaaatgGAAGGAAGCAATTCAAGCAGAATTGACTTCACTTGAAAAACGTGAAGTTTTTGGACCAATAGTCCAAACACCTGAAGGTGTCAAGCCAGTGGGGAACAAATGGGTTTTTGTGCGAAAACGAAATGAAAAAGGTGAAGTCGTCAgttattgtaatgacccgaaaggtcattttggtaatttttcatgaaaatgactattttgccctttcggtagttgccccgagtcccatgttttgtggttgtaaagttagtttgaggaaaagttggtaaaaagttgagtttttatgagttaaagttggttaaaaagtgctttttcgaGTTATTTGGAGTTTCGGGACTCGGATCGGATTTTCGTCAATTCCgacagttttagaatgtcgaaacgggtctgtgtgaagttacgaagttgaatttggagttgaaacgaagaattgaggtcctaagttgctaaagttgtgaaattgtgataaagagttgactttggtcaacatatgaggttccgagGCTCATATTGAAATTCCGAGAGTACTGTTGGTTTTGGGaggcgattctaagtctagaatgagtcttggttgaatttttagacgctccgtttgagtttcaaatttttttggcgttaaactagtttcttggcatcttattgattttcgggtcaaggagtcctcgaattcaaattctgacggttccattgagtccggaacgtcgaatttagtgggggtacatatttagtttgtgtacacgagattccgaacgaatcccgagggtccaacggggacttaaactttggtgttatAATTGTGTTTCAGCTGCTGTGTATTTTAGCTGCAATAGCAGTTTCCTTGCCT is part of the Solanum stenotomum isolate F172 chromosome 8, ASM1918654v1, whole genome shotgun sequence genome and encodes:
- the LOC125873987 gene encoding uncharacterized protein LOC125873987, which gives rise to MSNLSKLEFVALDISGNNYLSWVLDAEIHLDAKGLGATITNGNTTSSQDKAKAMIFLRHHLDEGLKVEYLTVKDPLELWTGLKERYDHLKATVLPRARYEWIHLRLQDFKTICEYNSAVYKITSQLKLCGEDIKDEDMLEKTLTTFHASNLVLQQQYRERGFKKYSELISCLLVAEQHNTLLLKNHEARPTGTAPLPEANEVEAHGQSERRQNKNQGQNNVRGRGNGRGRYNNRRGGGRHKRENNMGSQSNPSRGNCHRCGLKGHWKNECRAAEHFVRLYQDSLKRKGNKNGASSSNARVESHLTYKNDAEAGPSQKYDDNIEANLALKDDDFGDLDDITHLEVEDFFGDQN